A genomic stretch from Acinonyx jubatus isolate Ajub_Pintada_27869175 chromosome E2, VMU_Ajub_asm_v1.0, whole genome shotgun sequence includes:
- the UBE2M gene encoding NEDD8-conjugating enzyme Ubc12, whose product MIKLFSLKQQKKEEESAGGTKGSSKKASAAQLRIQKDINELNLPKTCDISFSDPDDLLNFKLVICPDEGFYKSGKFVFSFKVGQGYPHDPPKVKCETMVYHPNIDLEGNVCLNILREDWKPVLTINSIIYGLQYLFLEPNPEDPLNKEAAEVLQNNRRLFEQNVQRSMRGGYIGSTYFERCLK is encoded by the exons atGATCAAGCTGTTCTCGCTGAAGCagcagaagaaggaggaggagtcgGCGGGCGGCACCAAGGGCAGCAGCAAGAAGGCGTCGGCTGCGCAGCTGCGGATCCAGAAGG ACATAAACGAGCTGAACCTGCCCAAGACGTGTGACATCAGTTTCTCAGATCCAGACGATCTCCTCAACTTCAAACTGGTTATTTGTCCTGATGAG GGTTTCTACAAGAGTGGGAAGTTTGTGTTCAGTTTTAAG GTGGGCCAGGGTTACCCACATGACCCCCCCAAGGTGAAGTGTGAGACAATGGTCTATCACCCCAACATTGACCTCGAGGGCAACGTCTGCCTCAACATCCTCAG AGAGGACTGGAAACCAGTCCTTACGATAAACTCCATAATTTATGGCCTGCAGTATCTCTTCTTg GAGCCCAACCCTGAAGACCCACTGAACAAGGAGGCCGCCGAGGTCCTGCAGAACAACCGGCGGCTGTTTGAGCAGAATGTGCAGCGCTCCATGCGAGGTGGCTATATCGGCTCCACCTACTTTGAGCGCTGCCTGAAATAG